A DNA window from Streptomyces bacillaris contains the following coding sequences:
- a CDS encoding Lrp/AsnC family transcriptional regulator: MAIDHLDGRLIVLLAREPRIGVLEASRRLGVARGTVQARLDRLQSNGVIRGFGPDVDPAALGYPVTAFATLEIKQGQGADVRAHLGGVPEVLELHTTTGHGDMLCRLVARSNADLQRVIDRVVGFDGIVRASTAIVMENPVPLRIIPLVEQAAQDTV; encoded by the coding sequence ATGGCGATCGATCATCTGGACGGCCGGCTCATCGTGCTGCTGGCACGCGAGCCGCGCATCGGCGTCCTCGAAGCATCCCGGCGGCTCGGCGTGGCGCGCGGGACCGTGCAGGCGCGGCTGGACCGCCTTCAGTCGAATGGCGTCATCCGCGGTTTCGGCCCGGACGTCGATCCGGCGGCGCTCGGCTATCCGGTCACCGCGTTCGCCACGCTGGAGATCAAGCAGGGCCAAGGAGCCGACGTACGGGCCCACTTGGGCGGCGTACCGGAGGTGCTGGAGCTGCACACGACCACCGGTCACGGGGACATGCTCTGCCGGCTCGTCGCCCGCTCGAACGCCGATCTCCAGCGGGTGATCGACCGGGTTGTCGGATTTGATGGCATCGTCCGGGCCTCCACGGCGATCGTGATGGAGAACCCGGTTCCGCTGCGGATCATCCCGCTGGTGGAACAGGCGGCCCAGGACACCGTCTGA
- the hppD gene encoding 4-hydroxyphenylpyruvate dioxygenase translates to MTETLHTSPDTAAQADRFPVKGMDAVVFAVGNAKQAAHYYSTAFGMKLVAYSGPENGTRETASYVLTNGAARFVFTSVIKASTEWGTFLSDHVAAHGDGVIDLAIEVPDARAAYAYAVEHGARGITEPHEVKDEHGTVVLAAIATYGKTRHTLVERSGYDGPYLPGYAAAAPIVEPPAKRTFQAIDHCVGNVELGRMNEWVGFYNEVMGFTNMKEFVGDDIATEYSALMSKVVADGTLKVKFPINEPAIAKKKSQIDEYLEFYGGAGVQHIALATNDIVATVRSMRAAGVQFLDTPDSYYDTLGEWAGETRVPVEILRELKILVDRDEDGYLLQIFTKPVQDRPTVFFEMIERHGSMGFGKGNFKALFEAIEREQEKRGNL, encoded by the coding sequence ATGACTGAGACTCTGCACACCAGCCCTGACACCGCCGCGCAGGCCGACCGCTTCCCGGTGAAGGGAATGGACGCGGTCGTCTTCGCCGTGGGCAACGCCAAGCAGGCCGCCCACTACTACTCGACCGCCTTCGGCATGAAACTGGTCGCCTACTCCGGACCGGAGAACGGCACCCGCGAGACCGCGAGCTACGTCCTCACCAACGGCGCCGCCCGCTTCGTCTTCACCTCCGTGATCAAGGCATCCACCGAGTGGGGCACCTTCCTCTCCGACCACGTCGCCGCCCACGGCGACGGCGTCATCGACCTCGCCATCGAGGTCCCGGACGCCCGGGCCGCCTACGCGTACGCCGTCGAGCACGGCGCCCGGGGCATCACCGAGCCGCACGAGGTCAAGGACGAGCACGGCACCGTCGTCCTCGCCGCCATCGCCACGTACGGCAAGACCCGTCACACCCTGGTCGAGCGCTCCGGCTACGACGGCCCCTACCTCCCCGGTTACGCCGCCGCCGCCCCGATCGTCGAGCCGCCGGCCAAGCGCACCTTCCAGGCCATCGACCACTGCGTCGGCAACGTCGAGCTGGGCCGGATGAACGAGTGGGTCGGCTTCTACAACGAGGTCATGGGCTTCACCAACATGAAGGAGTTCGTGGGCGACGACATCGCCACCGAGTACTCCGCCCTCATGTCGAAGGTCGTCGCGGACGGCACGCTGAAGGTGAAGTTCCCGATCAACGAGCCGGCGATCGCGAAGAAGAAGTCGCAGATCGACGAGTACCTGGAGTTCTACGGCGGCGCCGGCGTCCAGCACATCGCGCTCGCCACCAACGACATCGTCGCCACGGTCCGCTCGATGCGCGCGGCCGGTGTGCAGTTCCTGGACACCCCCGACTCGTACTACGACACCCTCGGCGAGTGGGCCGGTGAGACCCGGGTGCCGGTCGAGATCCTGCGCGAGCTGAAGATCCTGGTCGACCGCGACGAGGACGGCTACCTGCTGCAGATCTTCACCAAGCCGGTCCAGGACCGCCCGACCGTCTTCTTCGAGATGATCGAGCGCCACGGCTCCATGGGCTTCGGCAAGGGCAACTTCAAGGCCCTCTTCGAGGCCATCGAGCGCGAGCAGGAGAAGCGCGGCAACCTCTGA
- a CDS encoding tetratricopeptide repeat protein: protein MDVMPQQDPESRRTPGPSPHDRRARSEAAPDATPGHEPATPGREPDATPGEDPSVLPAEGATAVPPPPPTLRTTLRRAAFGAVAAGVLLAGALVAVPDRGRDAAKEPGPVERAEAAATAGSPASLSDLTALIGDRQQWVESHPQDAHSWATLGSAYVEWGRRSADAAYYGRAEEALKRSLAAQPGERGNGEAWVGMAALANARQDFLAAKRWGETVRKQEPKTWRVYPVLIDAYTGLGDRKAATEATEKFGELRKGVPALARTADLYRSQGWREDALATAREAADRATTPAEKAEALHRLGELAWERGEPEEAVAQFDAALRTDPGHHASLAGKARALAALNRTDEALAAYQSALTKLPRPLYALELGELYASLGLDGDARSQYAELEKLLAQSRAAGVDESVLRARYESEHGDPAVAVELLRAQWKKQHRSAAVADALGWALHRTGQSEEGLTYARQAVDTGVRNASYAYHLGVIERQLGEHGAARRHLEEALRTNPAFSPLDAPKAREALEALGDPPPGGPGATAR from the coding sequence ATGGATGTCATGCCCCAGCAGGATCCCGAGTCCCGCCGGACGCCCGGACCGTCCCCGCACGACCGCCGCGCGCGGTCCGAAGCCGCACCCGACGCGACGCCCGGCCACGAGCCCGCCACACCCGGCCGCGAACCCGACGCGACGCCCGGCGAAGACCCCTCCGTGCTGCCCGCCGAAGGCGCCACCGCCGTACCGCCGCCCCCTCCCACCCTGCGGACGACCCTGCGCCGGGCCGCGTTCGGGGCGGTGGCGGCGGGGGTGCTGCTGGCCGGGGCGCTCGTGGCCGTGCCGGACCGGGGGCGGGACGCGGCGAAGGAGCCGGGGCCGGTGGAGCGGGCCGAGGCGGCGGCGACCGCGGGCTCCCCCGCCTCCCTCTCGGACCTGACCGCCCTGATCGGGGACCGGCAGCAGTGGGTGGAGTCCCACCCGCAGGACGCGCACTCGTGGGCGACGCTCGGTTCGGCGTACGTGGAGTGGGGGCGGCGCTCGGCGGACGCGGCGTACTACGGGCGCGCCGAGGAGGCGCTGAAGCGGTCGCTGGCGGCGCAGCCGGGTGAGCGGGGCAACGGTGAGGCGTGGGTGGGGATGGCGGCCCTGGCCAACGCCCGGCAGGACTTCCTGGCGGCGAAGCGGTGGGGCGAGACCGTACGGAAGCAGGAGCCGAAGACCTGGCGGGTCTATCCGGTCCTCATCGACGCGTACACCGGGCTCGGGGACCGGAAGGCGGCGACCGAGGCGACGGAGAAGTTCGGGGAGCTGCGCAAGGGCGTCCCCGCGCTGGCCCGGACCGCCGACCTCTACCGCAGCCAGGGCTGGCGCGAGGACGCCCTGGCCACCGCCCGGGAGGCCGCCGACCGGGCGACGACCCCCGCCGAGAAGGCCGAGGCGCTGCACCGGCTCGGCGAGCTGGCCTGGGAGCGGGGCGAGCCGGAGGAGGCGGTGGCCCAGTTCGACGCGGCCCTGCGGACGGACCCCGGCCACCACGCGTCCCTGGCGGGCAAGGCCCGGGCGCTGGCCGCGCTGAACCGCACGGACGAGGCGCTGGCCGCGTACCAGAGCGCGCTCACCAAGCTGCCGCGCCCGCTGTACGCCCTCGAACTGGGCGAGCTGTACGCGTCCCTCGGGCTCGACGGGGACGCCCGGAGCCAGTACGCCGAGCTGGAGAAGCTGCTGGCGCAGTCGAGGGCGGCCGGGGTGGACGAGTCGGTGCTCCGGGCCCGGTACGAGAGCGAGCACGGGGACCCGGCCGTGGCGGTGGAGCTGCTGCGCGCCCAGTGGAAGAAGCAGCACCGCAGTGCGGCGGTGGCGGACGCGCTGGGGTGGGCGCTGCACCGGACGGGGCAGTCGGAGGAGGGGCTGACGTACGCGCGCCAGGCGGTGGACACGGGGGTGCGGAACGCCTCGTACGCGTACCACCTGGGCGTGATCGAACGGCAGCTGGGCGAGCACGGCGCGGCCCGCCGCCATCTGGAGGAGGCGCTGCGCACCAACCCGGCGTTCTCGCCGCTGGACGCGCCGAAGGCCCGGGAGGCGCTGGAGGCCCTGGGCGATCCGCCGCCGGGCGGACCCGGGGCCACGGCCCGCTGA
- a CDS encoding FAD-binding oxidoreductase, whose protein sequence is MSDLLERLRTGLPPEALITDPDVTASYAHDMASFCAAGTPAVVVLPRTVEQVQHVMRTATALRVPVVPQGARTGLSGAANASDGCIVLSLVKMDRILEISPVDRIAVVEPGVINAVLSRAVNEHGLYYPPDPSSWETCTIGGNIGTASGGLCCVKYGVTAEYVLGLDVVLADGRLLTTGRRTAKGVAGYDLTRLLVGSEGSLGIIVKAVLALKPQPPQQLVLAAEFPSAAAACDAVCRIMERGHTPSLLELMDRTTVRAVNKLASMGLPETTEALLLCAFDTPDPAADLAAVGALCTAAGATEVVPADNPAESELLLQARRMSLPALEAVRSATMIDDVCVPRSRLGEMLAGTAAIAEEYGLTIGVCSHAGDGNTHPVVCFDHTDPDESRRARESFDAIMALGLELGGTITGEHGVGVLKKEWLARELGETGIALQRGIKAAFDPLGLLNPGKLF, encoded by the coding sequence ATGAGCGATCTTCTCGAACGCCTGCGCACCGGCCTTCCGCCCGAGGCCCTGATCACCGACCCGGACGTCACCGCGTCCTACGCCCACGACATGGCGAGCTTCTGCGCGGCCGGCACCCCGGCCGTCGTCGTGCTCCCGCGCACGGTCGAGCAGGTCCAGCACGTCATGCGCACCGCCACCGCGCTCCGCGTCCCGGTCGTCCCGCAGGGCGCCCGTACCGGCCTGTCCGGCGCGGCCAACGCCTCGGACGGCTGCATCGTGCTCTCCCTGGTGAAGATGGACCGGATCCTGGAGATCAGCCCGGTCGACCGGATCGCCGTCGTCGAACCGGGGGTGATCAACGCGGTGCTCTCACGCGCCGTCAACGAACACGGGCTGTACTACCCGCCGGACCCCTCCAGCTGGGAGACCTGCACCATCGGCGGCAACATCGGCACGGCCTCCGGCGGCCTGTGCTGCGTGAAGTACGGGGTCACCGCCGAGTACGTCCTCGGTCTCGACGTCGTCCTGGCCGACGGGCGGCTCCTCACCACCGGCCGCCGCACGGCCAAGGGGGTCGCCGGCTACGACCTCACCCGGCTCCTCGTCGGCTCCGAGGGCAGCCTCGGGATCATCGTCAAGGCCGTCCTCGCCCTCAAACCGCAGCCGCCGCAGCAGCTCGTCCTCGCCGCCGAGTTCCCCTCCGCGGCCGCCGCCTGTGACGCTGTGTGCCGGATCATGGAGCGCGGTCACACCCCGTCACTCCTCGAACTGATGGACCGTACGACCGTGCGTGCCGTCAACAAGCTCGCCTCCATGGGGCTGCCCGAGACCACCGAGGCGCTCCTCCTCTGCGCCTTCGACACCCCCGACCCGGCCGCCGACCTCGCCGCCGTCGGCGCGCTCTGCACCGCCGCCGGGGCCACCGAAGTGGTCCCCGCCGATAACCCGGCCGAGTCCGAACTCCTCCTCCAGGCCCGCCGGATGTCGCTCCCCGCGCTGGAGGCCGTGAGGTCCGCCACGATGATCGACGACGTCTGCGTACCGCGTTCGCGGCTCGGCGAAATGCTGGCGGGCACCGCCGCCATCGCGGAGGAGTACGGCCTCACCATCGGCGTCTGCTCCCACGCGGGCGACGGCAACACCCATCCCGTCGTCTGCTTCGACCACACCGACCCCGACGAGTCCCGCCGGGCCCGCGAGTCCTTCGACGCGATCATGGCGCTCGGTCTGGAGCTGGGCGGGACCATCACCGGCGAACACGGCGTGGGCGTCCTCAAGAAGGAGTGGCTCGCCCGCGAACTGGGCGAGACCGGTATCGCGCTGCAGCGCGGCATCAAGGCCGCCTTCGACCCGCTCGGCCTCCTCAACCCCGGCAAGCTCTTCTGA
- a CDS encoding SsgA family sporulation/cell division regulator: MMNIVERELELKLVLSPERSIPVPARLTYRTDDPYAVHIAFHIGSESPVHWTFARELLVEGVFRPCGHGDVRIWPTKVDKRSVICVALTSPDGNALLEVPSVAVSAWVERTLRIVPPGTEGERLGIDEGLAELLAPLPADDLWLSDPWSADEPSSQDGEA, from the coding sequence ATGATGAACATCGTGGAACGTGAGCTGGAGCTGAAGCTCGTCCTGTCCCCCGAGCGGTCCATCCCGGTCCCCGCCCGGCTGACGTACCGCACCGACGACCCGTACGCCGTGCACATCGCCTTCCACATCGGCTCCGAGTCGCCCGTGCACTGGACGTTCGCCCGGGAGCTGCTGGTGGAAGGGGTCTTCCGGCCGTGCGGGCACGGGGACGTGCGGATCTGGCCGACGAAGGTCGACAAGCGGAGCGTGATCTGCGTGGCCCTCACCTCCCCCGACGGCAACGCCCTGCTGGAGGTGCCCTCGGTCGCCGTGTCCGCCTGGGTGGAGCGGACCCTGCGCATCGTGCCGCCGGGCACCGAGGGCGAGCGGCTCGGGATCGACGAGGGGCTGGCGGAGCTGCTGGCCCCGCTGCCGGCGGACGACCTGTGGCTGAGCGACCCGTGGTCGGCGGACGAGCCGTCGTCCCAGGACGGCGAGGCGTGA
- a CDS encoding RDD family protein encodes MSAPTPAPGDDSPREGYYPDPSIPGYVRYWNGAAWVPGTSRPAPQQPAAPSSPAPAPVSSPAPAPAPAPAPQAEETGPIFFDEEEAGGAASSGAGAGAGSVWQADSARQSGFGGPVDRPVAWGGPAPEPAHDPRAPLAQDPTGGALPGMRAPEEEAGARPPAEGTVTIRATGPRQEAALPAPAPAPQEAPQGLVQGPVQGPVQVSAAAPAPVPTPSPAPAPAPAPAPAAPAPEPVRPAALRTPLTPGPGGGSASWAQQVHQLAQPEPQQQTPQPQPPQQQAPQQQQQAPQQSRPQPHPLPQQNQQSQNHQPSPFAQAAPAGVDQPVVPWKPPAADDPFQQMVRAQTAARPAGLGKRFAARLVDNLVLGAAVGAVAVPLATQGLDHIDRKITAAKQTGETVTVWLLDSTTGALLGALLAAFLVLGFLLEALPTAKWGRTLGKKLFGLDVRDIESHDTPTVGAALRRWLVYGVLGLLVIGVANVLWCLVDRPWRQCWHDKAARTFVAG; translated from the coding sequence ATGAGCGCGCCAACTCCGGCACCCGGTGACGACAGCCCCCGCGAGGGCTACTACCCCGACCCCTCCATCCCCGGTTACGTCCGGTACTGGAACGGAGCGGCCTGGGTCCCCGGTACGAGTCGGCCCGCGCCCCAGCAGCCCGCTGCCCCTTCTTCGCCTGCCCCTGCTCCTGTCTCCTCTCCGGCGCCTGCCCCTGCCCCCGCCCCCGCACCGCAGGCCGAGGAGACCGGGCCGATCTTCTTCGACGAGGAGGAGGCCGGAGGCGCGGCTTCCTCCGGTGCCGGTGCCGGTGCCGGGTCCGTCTGGCAGGCGGACTCCGCGCGCCAGAGCGGCTTCGGCGGTCCGGTGGACCGCCCGGTCGCGTGGGGCGGTCCGGCGCCGGAGCCCGCTCACGACCCGAGGGCGCCCCTCGCCCAGGACCCGACCGGCGGCGCGCTGCCGGGGATGCGGGCACCCGAGGAGGAGGCGGGGGCGCGCCCGCCGGCCGAGGGGACGGTCACCATCCGCGCGACGGGCCCGCGGCAGGAGGCAGCCCTCCCCGCCCCCGCCCCGGCCCCCCAGGAGGCGCCCCAAGGCCTGGTCCAGGGGCCGGTCCAGGGCCCGGTCCAGGTCTCCGCCGCCGCCCCGGCCCCCGTACCCACCCCGTCCCCGGCACCCGCTCCCGCACCTGCCCCGGCTCCCGCCGCCCCGGCCCCCGAGCCCGTACGCCCGGCGGCCCTGCGCACACCGCTCACCCCCGGCCCCGGCGGCGGTTCGGCGTCCTGGGCGCAGCAGGTCCACCAACTGGCCCAGCCCGAACCGCAGCAGCAGACGCCCCAGCCGCAGCCGCCCCAGCAGCAGGCACCCCAACAGCAACAGCAGGCCCCTCAGCAGAGCCGGCCCCAGCCCCACCCGCTGCCGCAGCAGAACCAGCAGAGCCAGAACCACCAGCCCTCCCCCTTCGCGCAGGCCGCCCCCGCGGGCGTCGACCAGCCCGTCGTGCCCTGGAAGCCCCCGGCGGCCGACGATCCCTTCCAGCAGATGGTCCGGGCCCAGACGGCGGCCCGGCCCGCCGGGCTCGGCAAGCGGTTCGCGGCCCGGCTGGTCGACAACCTGGTGCTCGGCGCGGCCGTCGGCGCGGTGGCCGTGCCCCTGGCCACCCAGGGGCTGGACCACATCGACCGGAAGATCACCGCGGCCAAGCAGACCGGTGAGACCGTCACCGTCTGGCTGCTGGACTCCACCACGGGGGCGTTGCTCGGGGCCCTGCTCGCGGCCTTCCTCGTCCTCGGCTTCCTGCTGGAGGCGCTGCCCACCGCCAAGTGGGGCCGGACGCTCGGGAAGAAGCTGTTCGGGCTCGACGTACGGGACATCGAGTCCCACGACACGCCCACGGTGGGGGCGGCCCTGCGCCGCTGGCTCGTCTACGGGGTGCTCGGGCTCCTGGTCATCGGCGTGGCCAATGTGCTCTGGTGCCTGGTCGACCGCCCCTGGCGCCAGTGCTGGCACGACAAGGCGGCCCGTACGTTCGTGGCGGGCTGA
- a CDS encoding RDD family protein, with the protein MSNDQPTPGQPPEDDDPFLKKPQEPPPPSDGQPPYGQPPYGSAPPPPPPPPPPNDPYGSGGGFGAPDPLAGMPPLAEPGKRILARLIDFLIISIPLYLISLPWGGAIDVDGDGDNGFNAAYSGHQLLWSLIGLAVYVAYDTYFTHKDGRTIGKRLLKLRVAMLNDGRVPDTSAALMRAVVLWAPALLCCPCLWWLINIVLMFTDKPYRQALQDKAAKTVVVVAR; encoded by the coding sequence ATGAGCAACGACCAGCCGACGCCCGGCCAGCCGCCCGAGGACGACGATCCGTTCCTCAAGAAGCCGCAGGAGCCCCCGCCGCCGTCAGACGGTCAGCCGCCGTACGGTCAGCCGCCGTACGGAAGTGCGCCGCCCCCTCCGCCGCCCCCGCCCCCGCCGAACGACCCGTACGGCAGCGGCGGGGGTTTCGGGGCTCCTGATCCGCTGGCCGGGATGCCGCCGCTGGCCGAGCCGGGCAAGCGGATCCTGGCGCGGCTGATCGACTTCCTCATCATCTCGATCCCGCTCTATCTGATCTCGCTGCCCTGGGGCGGGGCGATCGACGTCGACGGGGACGGGGACAACGGGTTCAACGCCGCGTACAGCGGGCACCAGTTGCTCTGGTCGCTCATCGGGCTCGCGGTCTACGTCGCGTACGACACGTACTTCACGCACAAGGACGGCCGCACGATCGGCAAGCGGCTGCTGAAGCTGCGGGTGGCGATGCTCAACGACGGGCGGGTGCCGGACACGAGCGCGGCGCTGATGCGGGCGGTCGTGCTGTGGGCCCCGGCGCTGCTGTGCTGCCCGTGTCTGTGGTGGCTGATCAACATCGTGCTGATGTTCACGGACAAGCCCTACCGGCAGGCGCTCCAGGACAAGGCGGCCAAGACCGTGGTGGTCGTGGCCCGTTAG
- a CDS encoding immune inhibitor A domain-containing protein yields the protein MTNQRRALRAAAVVVAMAATAATASTFATAQAHDTTSGSVASAAPTVDRHDPAPGKGHVEHNLEGPFSEQQAAQREAALEQVLAGDKKVTTKGGSKVVKLDDKKYVELGREKTDKIFTILLEFGDKVDDTTMFDPDGEGPKPPVKKYGGTPGPAHNEIAKPDPKQDNSTAWKADYNRAHFEKLYFGEGKGVHSLKTYYEKTSSGRYSVEGEVSDWVKVEYNEARYGSNYCGQSNCANVWDAVRDGVNAWVRDQKAKGRTDAEIKANLAEYDQWDRYDHDGDGNFNEPDGYIDHFQLVHAGEDESAGGGAQGGDAIWAHRWYAYGTNAGATGPEYNKAGGAQIGDTGIWVGDYTVQPENGGLGVFAHEYAHDLGLPDLYDTSGGGENSVGFWSLMSAGSWLGTGKGEIGNLPGDMTSWDKLQLGWLDYDTAKAGKTSLHKLGVSEYNTKDPQALVVELPAKSVTTTVVKPAEGTKQWWSDQGDNLSNTLTRSVDLSGKSSAELDLSGWYDIEADYDYLYTEVSDNGGTSWTALDGTADGQAIPRDASDKPALTDVSGSYKKLSFSLDAYAGKKVDLRFRYQTDGGAGGKGFTADEITIAADGATLFSDNAEGDDNGWTAKGFSRIGESFSKDYPQYYIAENRQYVSYDETLKVGPYNFGFSTTRPSWVEHYSYQTGLLIWLWDTSQKDNNTSVHPGQGLILPIDAHAKPLKWKDGSLVRNKIQPFDAPFSWYPNKGFTLHNADVPLYIKPALGNPVFDDRKGTYWYKENPTGSVKVSDTNTRISIVHEPLNGRTMTVLVSPSGR from the coding sequence GTGACCAATCAGAGACGGGCGCTGCGCGCCGCTGCTGTTGTCGTGGCCATGGCCGCGACGGCTGCGACGGCGTCGACCTTCGCCACCGCCCAGGCGCATGACACCACGTCAGGTTCCGTCGCCTCCGCCGCTCCCACCGTCGACCGCCATGACCCGGCGCCCGGCAAGGGACACGTGGAGCACAACCTCGAAGGTCCCTTCAGCGAGCAGCAGGCAGCGCAGCGGGAGGCCGCGCTGGAGCAGGTGCTCGCCGGGGACAAGAAGGTGACGACCAAGGGCGGTTCCAAGGTCGTCAAGCTCGACGACAAGAAGTACGTCGAGCTGGGCCGGGAGAAGACCGACAAGATCTTCACCATCCTGCTGGAGTTCGGGGACAAGGTCGACGACACGACCATGTTCGACCCGGACGGCGAGGGCCCCAAGCCGCCGGTCAAGAAGTACGGCGGCACGCCCGGCCCGGCGCACAACGAGATCGCCAAGCCGGACCCGAAGCAGGACAACAGCACCGCCTGGAAGGCCGACTACAACCGGGCGCACTTCGAGAAGCTGTACTTCGGCGAGGGCAAGGGCGTCCACTCGCTCAAGACCTACTACGAGAAGACCTCCTCGGGCCGCTACTCGGTCGAGGGCGAGGTCTCCGACTGGGTGAAGGTCGAGTACAACGAGGCCCGTTACGGCTCCAACTACTGCGGCCAGTCCAACTGCGCCAACGTCTGGGACGCGGTCCGCGACGGCGTCAACGCCTGGGTCCGGGACCAGAAGGCCAAGGGCCGCACCGACGCCGAGATCAAGGCGAACCTGGCCGAGTACGACCAGTGGGACCGCTACGACCACGACGGCGACGGCAACTTCAACGAGCCGGACGGCTACATCGACCACTTCCAGCTGGTCCACGCCGGTGAGGACGAGTCCGCCGGCGGCGGCGCGCAGGGCGGCGACGCCATCTGGGCGCACCGCTGGTACGCGTACGGCACCAACGCGGGTGCGACCGGCCCGGAGTACAACAAGGCCGGTGGCGCGCAGATCGGTGACACGGGCATCTGGGTCGGTGACTACACCGTCCAGCCCGAGAACGGCGGCCTGGGTGTCTTCGCCCACGAGTACGCCCACGACCTCGGTCTGCCGGACCTGTACGACACCTCCGGCGGCGGCGAGAACTCGGTCGGCTTCTGGTCCCTGATGTCGGCGGGCTCCTGGCTCGGCACCGGCAAGGGCGAGATCGGCAACCTGCCGGGTGACATGACCTCGTGGGACAAGCTCCAGCTGGGCTGGCTCGACTACGACACGGCCAAGGCGGGCAAGACCTCGCTGCACAAGCTGGGCGTCTCGGAGTACAACACCAAGGACCCGCAGGCGCTCGTCGTCGAGCTGCCGGCCAAGTCCGTCACCACCACCGTCGTCAAGCCCGCCGAGGGCACCAAGCAGTGGTGGAGCGACCAGGGCGACAACCTGTCGAACACCCTGACCCGTTCGGTCGACCTGTCCGGCAAGTCCTCCGCCGAGCTGGACCTTTCGGGCTGGTACGACATCGAGGCCGACTACGACTACCTCTACACCGAGGTGTCCGACAACGGCGGCACGAGCTGGACCGCGCTCGACGGCACCGCCGACGGCCAGGCCATCCCGCGCGACGCCAGCGACAAGCCGGCGCTGACCGATGTCTCGGGCTCGTACAAGAAGCTCTCCTTCTCGCTGGACGCCTACGCGGGCAAGAAGGTCGACCTCCGCTTCCGCTACCAGACGGACGGCGGCGCGGGCGGCAAGGGCTTCACCGCCGACGAGATCACCATCGCGGCCGACGGTGCCACGCTCTTCTCGGACAACGCCGAGGGCGACGACAACGGCTGGACGGCCAAGGGCTTCTCGCGGATCGGTGAGTCCTTCTCGAAGGACTACCCGCAGTACTACATCGCGGAGAACCGCCAGTACGTCAGCTACGACGAGACCCTCAAGGTCGGCCCGTACAACTTCGGCTTCTCCACCACGCGTCCGAGCTGGGTCGAGCACTACTCGTACCAGACCGGTCTGCTGATCTGGCTCTGGGACACCTCCCAGAAGGACAACAACACCTCGGTCCACCCGGGCCAGGGTCTGATCCTGCCGATCGACGCGCACGCCAAGCCGCTGAAGTGGAAGGACGGCTCGCTCGTCCGGAACAAGATCCAGCCGTTCGACGCCCCGTTCAGCTGGTACCCGAACAAGGGCTTCACGCTCCACAACGCGGACGTCCCGCTGTACATCAAGCCCGCCCTGGGCAACCCGGTCTTCGACGACCGGAAGGGCACCTACTGGTACAAGGAGAACCCGACGGGCAGTGTCAAGGTTTCTGACACCAACACCCGCATCTCCATCGTCCACGAGCCGCTGAACGGTCGCACGATGACCGTGCTGGTCAGCCCCTCGGGTCGATAG
- a CDS encoding isochorismatase family protein, with protein sequence MHRALIVVDVQNDFCEGGSLAVAGGADVAAAITDLIGAAQPGYRHVVATRDHHVDPGGHFSETPDFVDSWPVHCVAGTEGVGFHPNFAPAVASGAIEAVFDKGAYSAAYSGFEGTDENGTTLAQWLRDRSVTEVDVVGIATDHCVRATALDASREGFVTHVLLDLTAGVAPATTEKALDELRAAGVKLSGKPVVAEAL encoded by the coding sequence ATGCACCGCGCATTGATCGTCGTGGACGTTCAGAACGACTTCTGCGAGGGCGGCAGCCTCGCGGTGGCGGGTGGTGCCGATGTCGCCGCCGCCATCACCGACCTCATCGGGGCGGCCCAGCCCGGCTACCGGCACGTGGTGGCCACCCGGGACCACCACGTGGACCCCGGGGGCCACTTCTCCGAGACCCCGGACTTCGTCGACTCCTGGCCGGTGCACTGCGTCGCCGGGACGGAGGGGGTGGGCTTCCACCCGAACTTCGCGCCCGCCGTCGCCTCCGGGGCCATCGAGGCCGTCTTCGACAAGGGCGCCTACTCGGCCGCGTACAGCGGTTTCGAGGGCACCGACGAGAACGGCACCACGCTCGCCCAGTGGCTGCGCGACCGGTCCGTCACCGAGGTCGACGTGGTCGGCATCGCCACCGACCACTGCGTGCGGGCCACCGCCCTGGACGCGTCCCGTGAGGGCTTCGTCACGCACGTGCTGCTCGACCTGACCGCCGGGGTGGCCCCGGCGACCACCGAGAAGGCCCTGGACGAGCTGCGGGCGGCCGGCGTGAAGCTCTCCGGCAAGCCCGTCGTGGCCGAGGCCCTGTAG